A region from the Sphingopyxis lindanitolerans genome encodes:
- a CDS encoding alpha/beta hydrolase, with product MMVDPNGIEGLDAQVIGRVSPTAPRIQAGGHPCQGIYWTESGKRPKVAIIATHYNVDFSEHYIAPYFARQGFGFLGWNTRYRGVEDQFLLEHAVLDIGVGMKWLKEEAGVEQIVILGNSGGGSLMGAYQAEAIAPTLTDRLPAVGQDALARLVKGDLYISFNAHQGRPEVLTDWMDASVIDENDPVATDPELDPFNPDNGPPYSAAFIEKYRTAQRARNQRITDWAKAELARLNAAGIPDRIFPMFRCWGDIRCVDPAIDPSDRKPNWCYRGDPAMANRTPSIGRANTIKTWLNMWSLETSPCQGQPHLAKHDTPALVVQGMADTGVFPSDARKIFDFLGSQDKRIELIPGAHYFEDSLAERQQAADLVGAWIREKL from the coding sequence ATGATGGTGGACCCGAACGGGATCGAAGGATTGGACGCGCAAGTCATCGGGCGCGTGTCGCCGACCGCGCCGCGCATCCAGGCGGGCGGGCATCCATGCCAGGGCATTTACTGGACCGAAAGCGGCAAGCGTCCGAAGGTCGCAATCATCGCGACCCATTATAATGTCGACTTTTCCGAACATTATATCGCGCCCTATTTCGCGCGTCAGGGCTTTGGCTTCCTCGGCTGGAACACGCGCTATCGCGGGGTCGAGGACCAGTTCCTGCTCGAACATGCGGTGCTCGACATCGGCGTCGGCATGAAGTGGCTGAAAGAAGAGGCCGGGGTCGAACAGATCGTCATCCTCGGCAATTCGGGCGGCGGATCGTTGATGGGCGCTTATCAGGCCGAAGCGATCGCGCCGACCCTGACCGACCGGCTGCCTGCGGTGGGGCAGGATGCGCTTGCCCGCCTCGTGAAGGGCGACCTTTATATCAGCTTCAACGCGCATCAGGGGCGCCCCGAAGTGCTGACCGACTGGATGGATGCGTCGGTGATCGACGAGAATGATCCGGTGGCAACCGACCCCGAACTCGACCCGTTCAACCCCGACAACGGCCCGCCCTATTCGGCCGCCTTCATCGAAAAATACCGCACCGCGCAGCGCGCCCGCAACCAGCGGATCACCGACTGGGCGAAGGCCGAGCTGGCGCGTCTGAACGCCGCGGGCATCCCCGACCGCATCTTTCCGATGTTCCGCTGCTGGGGCGACATCCGCTGCGTCGATCCGGCGATCGACCCGTCGGATCGCAAGCCCAACTGGTGCTATCGCGGCGACCCGGCGATGGCGAACCGCACGCCGAGCATCGGTCGCGCCAACACGATCAAGACGTGGCTCAATATGTGGAGCCTCGAAACCTCGCCCTGCCAGGGCCAGCCGCACCTTGCCAAGCACGACACCCCGGCGCTGGTCGTGCAGGGGATGGCCGACACCGGCGTCTTTCCCAGCGACGCGCGCAAGATTTTCGACTTTCTGGGCAGCCAGGACAAAAGGATCGAATTGATCCCCGGCGCCCATTATTTCGAGGATTCGCTGGCCGAGCGGCAGCAGGCCGCCGACCTGGTCGGTGCCTGGATCCGGGAGAAGCTGTGA
- a CDS encoding long-chain-fatty-acid--CoA ligase, whose amino-acid sequence MDGLMQNVPLTVDRIIDHAAAWHGARDVVSRDAEGRVSRSTYADIHADAKRVSNALAAAGMKAGDRVATMGWNSARHLAAWYGAAGMGVVLHTLNPRLFLEQIAYIANHAGDRLLIADPATADLVEQLLPQVPSIETVIFFCDRGSLPATSFDAIAFDDWIADQPTDHDWGGFDENSACGLCYTSGTTGNPKGVLYSHRSNYIHALMTLQRDALGLSARDTVLLVVPMYHANAWGVVYSAPAVGAKLVLPGQRLDGESIYNLIEEEGVTYSAAVPTVWQMLLTYMQENGKRFTTLERVTIGGAACPESLVRTFRDDYGVDVIQGWGMTETSPLGTVAVPNAAVAAMPADAQMGYKLKQGRLLCGLEMKLVDDDGQRLPHDGKTPGRLMIKGPTIARGYYGGDGGDVLDAEGFFDTGDVSTIDAQGYMQITDRAKDVIKSGGEWISSIEIENIAMGHDAVANAAVVGIAHPKWDERPILLCQLKDGASASADDLKSYLDGKIARWWMPDDVLFVDSIPLGSTGKIDKKAIRAGLEGYKLPFEVTR is encoded by the coding sequence ATGGACGGGTTGATGCAGAATGTGCCGTTGACGGTCGATCGGATCATCGACCATGCAGCCGCGTGGCATGGCGCGCGCGACGTGGTGTCGCGCGATGCCGAAGGGCGGGTCAGCCGGTCGACCTATGCCGACATCCACGCCGACGCGAAGCGGGTGTCGAACGCACTGGCGGCCGCGGGGATGAAGGCCGGGGACCGCGTCGCGACGATGGGCTGGAACAGCGCGCGCCACCTGGCCGCATGGTATGGCGCGGCGGGAATGGGGGTCGTGCTCCACACACTCAATCCGCGGCTGTTCCTCGAACAGATCGCCTATATCGCCAATCATGCCGGTGACCGGCTGCTGATCGCCGATCCGGCGACCGCCGATCTGGTCGAGCAATTGCTGCCGCAAGTGCCGTCGATCGAGACGGTGATCTTCTTTTGCGATCGCGGCTCGCTGCCCGCGACGTCGTTCGATGCGATCGCGTTCGACGATTGGATCGCCGACCAGCCGACCGACCATGACTGGGGCGGCTTCGACGAAAATTCCGCCTGCGGCCTTTGCTATACCAGCGGGACGACGGGCAATCCAAAGGGCGTGCTCTATTCGCACCGCTCCAACTATATCCACGCGCTGATGACGTTGCAGCGCGACGCGCTGGGGCTGTCGGCGCGCGATACGGTGCTGCTCGTCGTGCCGATGTATCACGCCAACGCCTGGGGCGTCGTCTATTCGGCGCCTGCGGTCGGCGCCAAGCTCGTCCTGCCGGGCCAGCGGCTGGACGGCGAATCCATCTATAATCTGATCGAGGAGGAAGGCGTCACTTACTCGGCCGCCGTGCCGACCGTGTGGCAGATGCTGCTCACCTATATGCAGGAAAACGGCAAGCGCTTCACGACGCTGGAACGGGTTACGATCGGCGGCGCGGCGTGCCCCGAATCGCTGGTCCGCACCTTCCGCGACGATTATGGCGTCGATGTCATCCAGGGCTGGGGAATGACCGAAACTTCGCCGCTGGGGACCGTCGCGGTGCCCAATGCGGCGGTCGCGGCGATGCCCGCCGACGCGCAAATGGGGTATAAGCTGAAGCAGGGCCGGTTGCTCTGCGGGCTCGAGATGAAGCTGGTCGACGATGACGGCCAGCGCCTGCCCCATGACGGCAAGACCCCCGGGCGGCTGATGATCAAAGGGCCGACGATCGCGCGCGGCTATTATGGCGGCGACGGCGGCGATGTCCTCGACGCCGAGGGGTTTTTCGACACCGGCGACGTCAGCACGATCGACGCGCAGGGCTATATGCAGATCACCGACCGCGCCAAGGACGTCATCAAATCGGGCGGCGAATGGATCAGTTCGATCGAGATCGAGAATATCGCGATGGGGCATGACGCGGTCGCCAACGCGGCCGTCGTCGGCATCGCGCATCCCAAATGGGACGAGCGCCCGATCCTGCTTTGCCAGCTCAAGGACGGAGCGAGCGCGTCGGCCGACGACCTCAAATCCTATCTCGACGGCAAGATCGCGCGCTGGTGGATGCCCGACGACGTTCTGTTCGTCGACAGCATCCCGCTCGGCTCCACGGGCAAGATCGACAAGAAGGCGATCCGCGCCGGGCTGGAGGGCTATAAATTGCCCTTTGAAGTGACCCGCTGA
- a CDS encoding phosphotransferase family protein — MAIDADMIDGLRGAGLVGEGEVVLEPLAGGVSCDVWKVETLAGPIVVKRPLEQLRVAAEWHAPVERGQSEVRWLRRARGVDGRIAPEVLAELPVGHAFAMRFLPGCPVWKDELTAGRVEVDFAAAVGRSIAAVHAATANSAADRDAFPNDAMFRALRVDPFLLFVAQKDADFAPALYALADDLTSRKIALVHGDVSPKNILVSAEGPVFLDAECAVYGDPAFDLAFCATHLLLKAVWLGDDRLQQSAAALVHAYRAGIDWEDPADLQLRAGKLVAALLLARVEGKSPAPYLTDLEHQRIVRDQARALLLAPTPIDALVANWKRNLA; from the coding sequence GTGGCGATCGACGCCGACATGATCGACGGTTTGCGCGGCGCCGGTCTGGTGGGCGAGGGCGAGGTCGTCCTCGAACCGCTGGCCGGCGGCGTGTCGTGCGACGTGTGGAAGGTCGAGACCCTGGCCGGGCCGATCGTCGTCAAGCGCCCGCTCGAACAATTGCGCGTCGCCGCCGAATGGCATGCGCCGGTCGAGCGCGGGCAGAGCGAAGTGCGCTGGCTGCGCCGCGCGCGCGGCGTCGATGGCCGCATCGCGCCCGAGGTGCTGGCCGAGCTGCCCGTCGGTCACGCCTTTGCGATGCGCTTTCTTCCCGGCTGTCCGGTGTGGAAGGACGAACTGACCGCGGGGCGCGTCGAGGTCGATTTCGCGGCCGCGGTGGGACGGTCGATCGCTGCGGTCCATGCCGCGACCGCGAACAGTGCCGCCGATCGCGACGCCTTTCCGAACGACGCGATGTTCCGCGCGCTGCGCGTCGATCCCTTTCTGCTGTTCGTCGCCCAGAAGGACGCGGACTTCGCACCGGCGCTCTATGCGCTCGCCGACGACCTCACGTCGCGCAAGATCGCGCTCGTCCATGGCGACGTCAGCCCGAAGAATATTCTCGTCAGCGCCGAAGGGCCGGTGTTCCTCGATGCCGAGTGCGCGGTCTATGGCGATCCGGCGTTCGATCTCGCCTTCTGCGCCACCCATCTGCTGCTCAAGGCGGTGTGGCTGGGGGACGACCGATTGCAGCAGTCGGCGGCGGCGCTCGTCCACGCTTATCGCGCCGGGATCGATTGGGAAGACCCTGCCGACCTGCAACTGCGCGCGGGCAAGCTGGTCGCGGCGTTGCTGCTCGCGCGCGTCGAGGGCAAATCACCCGCACCCTATCTCACCGACCTCGAACATCAGCGCATCGTGCGCGATCAGGCGCGCGCGCTGCTGTTGGCGCCGACGCCGATCGACGCGCTGGTCGCCAACTGGAAAAGGAACCTCGCATGA